One window of Pectobacterium carotovorum genomic DNA carries:
- a CDS encoding PLP-dependent aminotransferase family protein, with amino-acid sequence MFDITEPLHPGATTADGERISLQKQLKERIRHAILSGFLPPEKELLSSRALSKELGISRNTVVNVYDQLAAEGYILADRQGTRVAALSGSERVIAPALKLHMSDVKLAERLSPFVDNARSLPADALLSPGMPALREFPLSAWRRSLDRAARQLLPSSLGYAEPMGERILREALATHLFIARGVRCEASSIIITEGARQALELCVNLLTDPGDTVWMEDPGYYGARAAFNAGKLRTVMMAVDEDGMRVPDEAWQTPIPKLIYTSPAHQYPTGAVLSVSRRLALISEAEKTGAWIIEDDYDGDFRHSGSPISCMQGLLENAPVLYIGSFSKTMFPSLRIGFVVLPASIIEQAGNILNEVLRNGQHLQQLALADFMKSGEFGRHLGRMRRLYRELQRILRDALTANFAHDQILGGKSGIHLTLRLAPGTDDKRIAELARQRGLGVQALSSYCESTGSASGLVIGYGNTYSENIPAAVNVLTSLIKLVNGERMR; translated from the coding sequence ATGTTTGATATAACTGAACCTCTGCATCCGGGAGCGACCACTGCGGATGGTGAGCGGATATCCTTACAGAAACAGCTCAAAGAGCGTATCCGTCATGCGATCCTGAGCGGTTTTCTGCCTCCGGAGAAAGAGCTTTTGTCCTCCCGTGCGCTTTCGAAAGAGCTGGGCATATCTCGTAATACTGTTGTGAATGTTTATGATCAACTGGCGGCTGAGGGATATATCCTGGCCGACCGCCAGGGTACACGTGTGGCTGCTCTGTCTGGTTCCGAGCGTGTAATAGCACCCGCGTTAAAACTGCACATGTCTGACGTTAAGCTAGCCGAACGTCTGAGCCCGTTTGTGGATAATGCCCGTAGCCTGCCAGCAGATGCCCTTCTGTCCCCCGGTATGCCTGCGCTCAGGGAGTTTCCTCTCTCTGCCTGGCGACGCTCCCTTGACCGCGCAGCCAGGCAACTGTTACCAAGCTCCTTGGGCTATGCCGAGCCAATGGGCGAACGCATCCTTCGTGAAGCACTCGCAACGCATCTCTTTATTGCGCGAGGGGTTCGCTGTGAGGCATCCTCTATAATCATTACCGAAGGGGCAAGGCAGGCACTGGAACTCTGCGTGAATTTGCTGACGGACCCCGGTGATACGGTTTGGATGGAAGATCCGGGTTATTACGGTGCCAGAGCGGCATTCAATGCGGGCAAGCTCAGGACGGTTATGATGGCCGTTGACGAGGATGGCATGCGGGTGCCTGATGAAGCCTGGCAGACTCCTATTCCAAAACTGATCTATACCTCGCCAGCACATCAATATCCCACTGGCGCTGTGCTGTCCGTTTCGCGAAGGCTTGCGCTTATCTCTGAGGCAGAAAAGACTGGGGCCTGGATCATTGAGGACGATTATGATGGTGATTTCAGGCACTCTGGCAGTCCAATATCGTGTATGCAGGGACTGCTTGAAAACGCGCCCGTCCTTTACATAGGGTCGTTCAGTAAAACTATGTTTCCCTCGTTGAGAATTGGATTTGTAGTGCTACCAGCAAGCATCATTGAGCAAGCAGGAAATATTCTTAATGAAGTACTGCGAAACGGCCAACATCTTCAACAACTGGCTCTGGCTGATTTTATGAAAAGCGGAGAGTTTGGCCGCCATCTGGGAAGAATGCGTCGCCTCTACCGGGAGCTTCAGCGGATTTTACGGGATGCGCTGACAGCAAATTTCGCTCATGATCAGATACTCGGTGGTAAATCAGGCATTCACCTGACGTTGAGGCTCGCACCGGGAACTGATGATAAAAGGATCGCCGAACTTGCCCGTCAGCGAGGCCTTGGTGTTCAGGCTCTGTCTTCATACTGTGAGAGTACCGGCTCAGCTAGCGGACTGGTCATAGG